The following are from one region of the Moritella sp. 24 genome:
- a CDS encoding bifunctional molybdopterin-guanine dinucleotide biosynthesis adaptor protein MobB/molybdopterin molybdotransferase MoeA, whose protein sequence is MKKIHASLPLLGFAAFSGTGKTTLLEAMLPKLVARGIRVAVIKHAHHDFDIDQPGKDSHRLRKAGASQMLISSRCRRALVTETPDEEANLPHLIAQLDQTQIDLILVEGFKNLSFPKIELHRAEVGKPWLHPTDNNIIAVAANVPVPASESAPLAEKAPLPLLDINNLDQITDFVVSFIQGEIDTHSALQPQGLQCGDLTPQGMLSVAEGRERILGHIVPIKQAQAVDLKVALGQIVAHDILSPVNVPQHTNSAMDGYAIRGDDLECDNYDVVAHVMAGHSYDRPLEKGQAVRIMTGAAVPECADTVVMREQAEQTDNAVDNTVNNTANNTIKSSVRFNLAMSAIHAGQNVRQAGEDLALGQTAVAAGSKITAPELGMIASLGINQVSVQRPVRVAIFSTGDEVQHPGEEQKNNCIYDSNRYTLHAMLTQAGCEVIDLGIIEDSEAALEATLQQGSEQADLILSSGGVSVGDADYIKTVLDKLGQINFWRINMRPGRPLAFGQINETPFFGLPGNPVAVMVVFLQFVEPAIRKLQGMTNWQPQVFNAIARERFRSRPARTEYTRGIFSFDANGRLTVKSTGQQGSGILRSMSEANCLVEVLPEQANAEVGDSVRVIPLQGRI, encoded by the coding sequence ATGAAAAAAATACACGCGTCACTCCCTTTACTCGGCTTTGCTGCATTTAGTGGCACAGGTAAAACAACACTGCTTGAAGCAATGTTACCTAAGTTAGTGGCACGTGGTATTCGTGTTGCCGTTATTAAACATGCACATCATGATTTTGATATCGATCAACCGGGCAAGGACAGTCACCGCTTACGTAAAGCAGGGGCGAGCCAAATGCTGATTTCATCTCGTTGCCGCCGTGCACTCGTCACGGAAACACCTGATGAAGAAGCTAACTTACCGCATTTAATTGCGCAGTTAGACCAAACACAAATCGACCTTATTTTGGTTGAAGGCTTTAAAAATCTCAGTTTTCCTAAAATTGAATTACACCGTGCTGAAGTGGGTAAACCTTGGTTACACCCAACAGACAATAACATTATTGCCGTTGCAGCGAATGTACCAGTACCCGCATCAGAATCTGCACCTTTAGCAGAAAAGGCGCCATTACCACTGCTTGATATTAACAACCTTGATCAGATCACTGATTTTGTTGTAAGTTTTATTCAAGGTGAAATAGATACACACTCAGCGTTACAGCCGCAAGGCTTACAATGTGGGGATTTAACACCACAAGGAATGCTGTCTGTCGCAGAAGGTCGTGAGCGTATTCTTGGTCATATTGTACCAATCAAACAAGCGCAGGCTGTTGATTTAAAAGTAGCTTTGGGTCAAATTGTCGCACATGATATTCTTTCTCCAGTAAATGTACCGCAACATACCAATTCAGCAATGGATGGTTATGCCATTCGCGGTGATGATTTAGAGTGTGATAATTATGATGTAGTCGCTCATGTGATGGCTGGACACAGTTATGACCGACCACTTGAAAAAGGCCAAGCAGTCCGCATCATGACAGGTGCCGCGGTACCTGAATGTGCAGATACAGTTGTCATGCGCGAGCAAGCTGAACAAACCGATAATGCTGTAGATAATACTGTAAATAATACTGCAAATAATACAATCAAGAGTAGCGTGCGCTTTAACCTAGCGATGTCTGCCATTCATGCTGGTCAGAATGTACGTCAAGCAGGTGAAGATCTCGCATTAGGACAAACAGCTGTCGCAGCGGGTAGTAAAATCACGGCCCCCGAGTTAGGCATGATTGCCTCACTTGGTATCAATCAAGTCTCAGTACAAAGACCTGTACGTGTCGCTATTTTTTCCACGGGTGATGAAGTTCAACATCCCGGTGAAGAACAAAAGAATAACTGCATTTACGATTCGAACCGTTACACTTTACACGCAATGCTCACGCAAGCAGGGTGTGAAGTGATCGACTTAGGCATTATCGAAGATAGCGAAGCTGCATTAGAAGCAACATTGCAACAAGGCAGCGAACAAGCTGATTTAATCTTGTCATCAGGTGGAGTTTCTGTCGGTGATGCCGATTACATCAAGACCGTGTTAGATAAACTAGGACAAATCAACTTCTGGCGAATCAACATGCGTCCGGGTCGTCCTTTAGCATTTGGTCAAATTAACGAAACACCATTCTTCGGTTTACCGGGCAACCCTGTAGCGGTGATGGTGGTGTTTTTACAATTTGTTGAACCAGCGATCCGTAAATTACAAGGGATGACAAATTGGCAGCCACAAGTATTCAATGCAATAGCAAGGGAACGCTTCCGTTCTCGCCCTGCCCGCACTGAGTATACACGTGGTATTTTTAGTTTTGATGCCAATGGTCGTTTAACAGTAAAAAGCACCGGACAGCAAGGCTCTGGTATCTTACGTTCGATGAGTGAAGCTAATTGTTTAGTTGAAGTATTACCTGAACAGGCAAATGCAGAAGTTGGGGATTCGGTGCGCGTTATTCCACTACAAGGGCGTATTTAA
- the mobA gene encoding molybdenum cofactor guanylyltransferase MobA produces MPSANQTSWVILAGGQASRMGGDDKGLVTLAGKAMIEHVIDTLSSQTKNIAINANRNQDRYSQYGAVFGDQLQGFQGPLGGMHAAILHLADAEWIGFVPCDCPQLPTDLVARMAAACKADTDIVVAHDGEHIQPVVTLLHRRILPKLEAFLDNGDRKIILLYRQCNMLTVDFSDQPNAFINLNTPAELQQFGQTK; encoded by the coding sequence ATGCCTTCGGCTAATCAAACAAGCTGGGTAATTTTAGCAGGCGGACAAGCTAGCCGCATGGGTGGCGATGATAAAGGCTTAGTGACATTAGCGGGTAAAGCGATGATTGAGCATGTTATCGATACACTATCATCACAGACAAAAAACATTGCGATTAACGCAAACCGAAATCAAGATCGTTACAGCCAATATGGCGCTGTATTTGGTGATCAACTGCAAGGCTTTCAGGGGCCACTAGGCGGTATGCATGCTGCTATTTTACATTTAGCCGATGCCGAATGGATTGGTTTTGTACCCTGTGACTGCCCACAACTACCGACAGATTTAGTCGCACGTATGGCTGCAGCCTGCAAAGCAGATACTGATATTGTAGTGGCGCACGACGGTGAACATATTCAGCCAGTTGTGACTCTGCTGCATCGCCGTATTTTACCAAAACTAGAAGCATTTTTAGATAATGGCGATCGCAAAATCATTCTATTATATCGCCAATGTAACATGTTAACGGTGGATTTTAGCGACCAACCAAACGCATTTATAAACCTAAATACCCCCGCAGAACTGCAACAATTTGGACAAACAAAATGA
- a CDS encoding energy-coupling factor ABC transporter ATP-binding protein: MSQISIQAEDISIRFKDRLLFHIPNLKFGPQEAIYLTGGNGVGKTTLLKILSGLQSPTTGTVNLQSNSLFRRMFKSNAKNGVIYMHQTPYMFDGTVLDNVCYGLKFTRKGRQEQRSEAITALRMVGLETLANEHISVLSGGERQRVAMARAWVLKPSVLLMDESSASMDAESIERQVVLAKDLLERGSTLVITSHQQNALTALCRRQWCISNSKLIERADLQLIKKDKDNYAFG, translated from the coding sequence ATGTCACAAATTTCAATTCAAGCAGAAGATATTTCGATTCGTTTTAAGGATCGCCTGCTGTTTCACATTCCTAATCTTAAATTTGGTCCGCAAGAAGCGATTTACCTCACGGGCGGTAACGGTGTAGGTAAAACGACATTATTAAAAATATTATCAGGTTTACAAAGCCCAACAACAGGCACAGTGAATCTGCAATCCAATTCATTGTTTCGCCGCATGTTTAAAAGTAACGCTAAAAATGGTGTTATCTATATGCACCAAACACCTTACATGTTCGATGGCACTGTTCTTGATAATGTTTGTTATGGTTTAAAATTTACCCGAAAAGGCCGCCAAGAACAACGAAGTGAAGCGATAACAGCCCTACGTATGGTAGGGTTAGAAACTCTCGCTAATGAACATATTTCGGTATTATCTGGTGGCGAACGACAACGGGTGGCAATGGCAAGAGCTTGGGTACTTAAACCAAGTGTCCTATTAATGGACGAATCAAGCGCGAGTATGGATGCAGAATCCATTGAACGCCAAGTCGTGTTAGCCAAAGATTTACTCGAACGCGGTTCAACACTCGTGATCACCAGTCACCAACAAAATGCGCTTACCGCACTTTGTCGCCGCCAATGGTGCATTAGCAATAGCAAACTAATCGAACGAGCAGATCTACAGCTCATTAAAAAAGATAAGGATAATTATGCCTTCGGCTAA
- a CDS encoding ABC transporter permease — MNIWQTTQEAVQLLFSGDMALWGIVGVSFSVSLLAIAIVLIPALVIAFALAYGKFPGRWLLLSLFNTCQSIPTVVIGLLLYMMLSRAGPLGNWHMLFTQKAMVLGQMMVCFPILVSMMHAAFQNSDRRAWETALTLGASLPRALLSLMWECRFPLLAAIIAAFSRIITEVGCSMMVGGNILNSTRNIPTAIALESSKGAFAQGVALGMVLLILALGLNFLLSIARGKAHLRTN; from the coding sequence ATGAATATTTGGCAAACGACTCAAGAAGCAGTGCAACTCCTTTTCAGCGGTGATATGGCCCTGTGGGGGATTGTCGGTGTGTCATTTTCAGTATCTTTGCTGGCGATAGCGATTGTATTAATTCCGGCATTAGTTATCGCCTTTGCCCTCGCCTATGGAAAATTTCCAGGGCGTTGGCTATTACTCTCATTATTTAATACCTGCCAATCAATTCCGACAGTGGTGATTGGCTTGTTGCTTTACATGATGTTGTCACGTGCAGGACCACTCGGTAATTGGCATATGCTGTTTACCCAAAAAGCGATGGTTCTCGGGCAAATGATGGTTTGTTTTCCTATTCTAGTATCTATGATGCACGCCGCATTTCAAAACAGTGATCGCCGCGCTTGGGAAACAGCATTAACCTTAGGTGCAAGCCTACCTAGAGCATTACTAAGCTTAATGTGGGAATGTCGATTTCCGCTGCTGGCTGCCATTATCGCTGCATTTAGTCGCATCATTACCGAAGTCGGTTGTTCAATGATGGTTGGCGGTAATATCTTAAATTCAACGCGTAATATACCCACTGCAATTGCCCTCGAAAGTTCGAAAGGCGCGTTTGCACAAGGTGTCGCCCTCGGCATGGTGTTACTTATCCTTGCGCTGGGCCTTAATTTCTTATTATCTATCGCACGTGGTAAAGCCCACTTGCGCACCAATTAG
- a CDS encoding substrate-binding domain-containing protein, whose protein sequence is MTVRPMTCIQTLLALFALVTTAGVNAADDMKIRLATTTSTYHSGLLDYLLPEFQKDTGYSVDVLAAGTGKSLRMGQNGDVDLVMTHAPKSEAKFVDAGYGVLPRQLMYNDFVLVGPKADPAKVDTDNVVKALTNIASYNATFISRGDDSGTNKKELGLWAQTKMEPNFGGYKAVGQGMGPTLNMASELQAYTLTDRGTWLAYQSKLDLKIVAQGDKRLFNPYQVILVNPSRYPDINYQGAKTFSDWLVNPKAQTMINSYKRGGEQLFVANAKS, encoded by the coding sequence ATGACTGTAAGACCGATGACATGTATCCAAACATTACTTGCGCTATTCGCACTTGTAACAACAGCTGGTGTAAACGCTGCTGATGACATGAAGATCCGTTTAGCGACGACAACCAGTACTTATCACTCAGGGCTTCTTGATTACTTATTACCTGAGTTCCAAAAAGACACTGGTTACAGTGTTGATGTACTTGCAGCTGGTACAGGTAAATCACTGCGTATGGGCCAAAATGGCGATGTAGACTTGGTAATGACACATGCACCAAAATCTGAAGCTAAATTTGTTGATGCTGGTTACGGTGTACTACCTCGCCAACTGATGTATAACGACTTTGTATTAGTGGGTCCAAAAGCCGATCCAGCAAAAGTAGATACCGACAATGTTGTTAAAGCACTGACTAACATCGCATCTTACAACGCAACGTTCATTTCTCGTGGCGATGATTCAGGCACGAATAAAAAAGAATTGGGCCTATGGGCGCAAACAAAAATGGAACCGAACTTTGGTGGCTACAAAGCAGTAGGCCAAGGTATGGGGCCAACATTAAACATGGCATCAGAACTGCAAGCTTATACGTTAACAGATCGTGGCACTTGGTTAGCTTACCAAAGCAAGTTAGACCTTAAAATTGTTGCTCAAGGCGATAAGCGCTTGTTTAACCCATACCAAGTTATCTTAGTTAACCCAAGCCGTTACCCAGATATCAACTACCAAGGCGCTAAAACATTCAGTGACTGGTTAGTTAATCCAAAAGCACAAACCATGATTAACAGCTACAAGCGTGGCGGCGAGCAACTATTTGTTGCAAACGCTAAGTCTTAA
- a CDS encoding sigma-54 dependent transcriptional regulator, with the protein MSEFTSSSPSWAAVSVLVVDDEPGMRAILKKALSKKFAQVDTAGSIEEAEELRKRCHFDLLIVDINLPGRSGIEWHEAFDPQTRRSDVIFMTGYADLDTAIKALRAGASDFILKPFNLEQMMQSVSRCIERRLVERQNFALQRDIERTFPIDIIGDAAKTLSMKKLITQIAPSMAAVLVEGESGTGKELVARALHQLSLRNGPFVPLNCGAIAPDLLESELFGHIQGAFTGAKKGREGLFRVANGGTLFLDEIGEMPLAMQTSLLRVLEQKAIRPVGGEREIPVDVRIVAATNRNLKEEVEAGRFRQDLYYRLNVLTVDLPPLRDRVEDIPALAHHFTLKLAKDLGMKSVSWTHEDIKAMQAYDWPGNIRELRNMMERCILLGKPPAEYWRELQGDISPLPRAEIAHFDQDRIDEANLQNPCRCTSVVDDEEQYCYPTTWTLKEVEKAHIMQVVDSHEGNKSAAARKLGVARKTLERKYKEWVDEAAL; encoded by the coding sequence ATGTCTGAATTTACGTCTTCTTCTCCTTCTTGGGCCGCAGTATCAGTACTTGTTGTCGATGATGAACCGGGTATGCGCGCGATCTTAAAAAAAGCGTTAAGTAAAAAATTTGCGCAAGTCGATACAGCAGGCAGTATTGAAGAAGCGGAAGAGCTGCGTAAACGCTGCCATTTTGATTTATTAATTGTTGATATTAATCTGCCAGGTCGTTCGGGTATTGAATGGCACGAAGCTTTTGATCCCCAAACGCGTCGCAGTGACGTTATTTTCATGACGGGTTATGCGGATTTAGATACTGCAATTAAAGCGTTGCGTGCTGGTGCATCGGACTTTATTTTAAAACCTTTTAACCTCGAACAAATGATGCAATCGGTAAGCCGCTGCATTGAACGACGTCTTGTAGAACGCCAAAACTTTGCATTGCAACGAGATATTGAGCGCACATTCCCTATTGATATTATTGGTGATGCAGCTAAAACCTTGTCGATGAAAAAGCTGATCACCCAGATAGCACCATCGATGGCGGCTGTATTGGTTGAAGGTGAGTCGGGGACAGGTAAAGAATTAGTGGCTCGCGCATTACATCAGTTGAGCTTACGTAATGGCCCTTTTGTCCCGCTAAACTGTGGTGCAATCGCGCCAGACCTATTAGAAAGTGAATTGTTTGGTCATATTCAGGGTGCATTTACAGGGGCTAAAAAAGGCCGTGAAGGGCTATTTCGAGTTGCCAATGGCGGTACTTTATTCCTCGATGAAATTGGTGAAATGCCATTAGCGATGCAAACGTCGTTATTACGCGTGTTGGAACAAAAGGCGATCCGTCCGGTGGGGGGCGAGCGTGAAATACCTGTTGATGTACGTATTGTTGCAGCAACCAACCGTAATTTAAAAGAAGAAGTAGAAGCGGGGCGTTTTCGTCAAGACTTGTACTATCGCTTAAATGTATTAACTGTCGATTTACCGCCATTGCGCGATCGCGTTGAAGACATTCCTGCATTAGCCCATCATTTTACCCTCAAGTTAGCCAAAGACTTAGGTATGAAAAGCGTTAGCTGGACACATGAAGATATTAAAGCGATGCAAGCGTATGACTGGCCAGGTAATATTCGAGAACTTCGTAATATGATGGAGCGTTGTATTTTACTTGGTAAGCCACCTGCTGAATATTGGCGTGAGTTGCAAGGTGACATATCACCGCTACCAAGAGCCGAAATTGCTCATTTTGATCAAGATCGTATTGATGAAGCAAACTTGCAAAACCCTTGTCGCTGTACGTCGGTTGTTGATGATGAAGAACAATATTGTTACCCAACGACATGGACATTAAAAGAAGTCGAAAAAGCACATATCATGCAGGTAGTTGACTCACACGAAGGTAACAAGTCTGCTGCTGCACGTAAGCTTGGCGTTGCCCGTAAAACGCTAGAGCGTAAATATAAAGAATGGGTAGATGAAGCGGCCTTATGA
- a CDS encoding HAMP domain-containing sensor histidine kinase, with translation MKQFILLWIKRFRTMVRYRLLVLTSVPIVITLFALFALTMYWTVTYTWKSALMNVKADLAVAHNSIELLQKEQRMKLTSLSSSYDFQHLLRTDEDKLQEWVKDQAENYALDFVVLHPASDLDEFPLINQQLLLTAKPQTFFQVLSNDELLALNTSLPAAAQIPLLRENKFESRGLISRNLIPIFNRDNQLEWIMDGGILLNNSTQLVDRIRDLIYTDGTLPIDSIGTVTLFMDDIRVSTNVPLDSDQLNGRAIGTRVSAEVKQQVLVAGQDWVGRAFVYDDWYISAYEPLQDYDGNVIGMLYTGYLEWPLLETFLTNIVEFSVGIIAVLLLSGGLVYRGARDLFRPIEKIHNVVRIVPLGLNRRIGDLGLCKDHELAIFGQQFDSMLDELEQRNDLIQQSSVELEDKVRTRTQSLHDKTQELEEYIKLLNQTRSKLVISEKLAALGELTAGIAHEINNPTAVILGNVELLQLELGDDSQRVEEELDAIHEQIDRIRNITRSLLQYSRQGGVQDEVTWQHLNLIVKESLTLVRSGTKSAHVQIESQLDAKCCVEVNRHQLLQVLVNLQMNGVHAMDDKGLLKIKTEDWFDDDGHVIGAAVHISDHGCGISEDNLARIFDPFFTTRRSGTGLGLSVSQSIISEVGGKITVQSDLGIGSTFSIYLHEKAVVHNDLLLPVEVF, from the coding sequence ATGAAACAATTTATACTGTTATGGATTAAGCGCTTTAGAACCATGGTGCGCTATCGCCTGTTAGTACTTACTTCCGTGCCTATTGTGATCACCTTGTTCGCACTGTTTGCGCTGACCATGTACTGGACGGTGACGTACACATGGAAAAGTGCGTTAATGAACGTAAAAGCAGATTTGGCTGTTGCACATAACAGCATTGAGTTATTGCAGAAAGAACAGCGGATGAAGTTGACATCGTTGTCATCATCTTATGATTTTCAGCACTTGTTACGTACCGATGAAGACAAATTACAGGAATGGGTGAAGGACCAAGCTGAAAACTACGCATTGGATTTTGTTGTATTACATCCCGCATCAGATTTAGATGAATTTCCACTGATTAATCAGCAGTTATTATTAACGGCCAAACCGCAGACATTTTTTCAAGTACTGAGTAATGATGAATTACTGGCGTTAAATACGAGTCTTCCTGCTGCCGCTCAGATCCCATTATTACGTGAAAATAAATTTGAATCTCGTGGGCTAATTAGCCGTAACTTGATCCCTATTTTTAATCGCGATAATCAACTTGAGTGGATCATGGATGGTGGAATATTACTGAATAATAGCACCCAGCTTGTTGATCGTATTCGTGACCTTATTTATACCGATGGCACATTACCTATCGACAGTATCGGCACTGTCACACTCTTTATGGATGATATTCGTGTGAGTACCAATGTACCGCTTGATAGTGATCAGCTTAATGGTCGTGCTATCGGTACTCGTGTGTCTGCGGAGGTCAAACAGCAAGTTCTCGTTGCAGGACAGGATTGGGTCGGTCGTGCATTTGTTTATGATGATTGGTATATCTCGGCCTATGAACCGCTGCAAGATTATGATGGTAATGTGATTGGTATGCTTTATACCGGTTATTTAGAGTGGCCGTTATTAGAAACATTCTTAACAAATATTGTTGAGTTTAGTGTCGGTATTATTGCCGTACTACTGCTGTCTGGTGGCTTGGTATATCGGGGGGCGAGGGACTTATTTAGACCCATCGAAAAAATTCATAATGTAGTGAGAATTGTACCCTTGGGTTTAAATCGTCGTATTGGCGATCTGGGATTATGTAAAGATCATGAGTTAGCTATTTTTGGTCAACAATTTGATTCTATGCTTGATGAGTTAGAGCAGCGCAATGATCTGATTCAGCAATCATCTGTGGAATTAGAAGATAAAGTACGTACCCGAACGCAGAGTTTGCATGACAAAACGCAAGAGTTAGAAGAATACATTAAGCTGTTAAATCAGACGCGAAGTAAACTGGTGATTAGTGAAAAACTGGCTGCGCTTGGTGAACTGACCGCGGGAATTGCCCATGAAATTAATAACCCTACCGCGGTTATTTTAGGTAACGTTGAACTATTACAACTAGAATTGGGTGATGATAGCCAGCGAGTTGAAGAAGAGCTCGATGCGATACATGAACAAATTGATCGTATCCGTAATATTACCCGTAGTTTGTTGCAATATAGCCGACAAGGTGGGGTGCAAGATGAAGTCACTTGGCAACATTTAAACCTGATTGTGAAAGAAAGTCTGACGTTAGTACGTTCTGGCACAAAGTCAGCTCACGTGCAGATTGAATCTCAGCTGGATGCTAAATGTTGTGTTGAAGTAAACCGTCATCAACTTTTACAAGTACTGGTTAATCTGCAAATGAATGGCGTGCATGCCATGGATGACAAAGGTTTATTAAAAATTAAAACCGAAGATTGGTTTGATGACGATGGTCATGTTATTGGTGCTGCGGTACATATTAGCGATCATGGTTGTGGTATCAGCGAAGATAATTTAGCCCGTATTTTTGACCCGTTTTTTACGACTCGTCGTAGTGGTACAGGATTAGGGTTATCTGTTAGCCAAAGTATTATCAGTGAAGTGGGGGGCAAGATCACCGTGCAATCTGATCTTGGTATTGGGTCTACATTCTCAATTTATTTGCATGAAAAAGCGGTGGTACATAATGACTTATTACTGCCAGTTGAGGTGTTTTAG
- a CDS encoding lipid A deacylase LpxR family protein encodes MESRTLFALIFVFVTVSSSTVASERSTLTFAADNDGIFRVDQDYTNGIFTSYTSTVINTPSILMPLSLSTKSALALDKVEFTIGHKIWTPSDIKSTKPVANDRPYAGYFYTEFNFISLNSQQAQRVNLTLGVTGKYSFADKAQTLVHSITASEEPNGWEYQIADEVVGGIGYLTHFNLSRHAVDTAEFEIANITEINIGGFRSDVSTGIMLRWGMDLSENMGAANIATEHSFRPGMIGASNSAWFIFTGIEGRYRFNDMTIEGKRPNIPEPEYYPSTLENWQSSAVFGAAWYNKYAGMSITLAAKTADYKEAKTALYGNAGLSLFAFL; translated from the coding sequence ATGGAGTCACGTACTCTCTTTGCATTAATCTTTGTATTCGTTACCGTCTCCTCAAGCACTGTTGCTTCTGAGCGCTCAACTCTGACATTCGCAGCCGATAATGATGGCATCTTTAGGGTTGACCAAGACTATACCAACGGTATTTTTACTTCTTATACTTCCACTGTCATAAACACGCCCTCGATACTGATGCCTTTAAGTCTATCCACAAAAAGCGCCCTTGCTTTAGATAAGGTCGAGTTCACGATTGGCCATAAAATATGGACACCTTCTGACATCAAATCCACCAAACCTGTCGCCAACGATCGTCCTTATGCGGGTTACTTCTATACTGAGTTCAATTTCATAAGCCTTAATTCACAACAAGCACAGCGCGTTAACCTCACTCTTGGTGTCACTGGTAAGTATTCATTTGCAGATAAAGCACAAACACTGGTTCATAGCATAACGGCTTCTGAAGAGCCTAATGGCTGGGAGTATCAAATAGCCGACGAAGTCGTGGGGGGTATCGGTTATCTCACGCACTTTAACTTAAGCCGTCATGCCGTTGATACGGCCGAATTTGAAATAGCTAATATTACGGAGATCAATATTGGTGGATTTAGAAGTGATGTTTCCACCGGCATAATGTTGCGCTGGGGAATGGACCTGAGCGAGAATATGGGCGCGGCGAATATTGCAACCGAGCACTCGTTTCGCCCGGGTATGATTGGCGCATCAAATAGCGCTTGGTTTATATTTACCGGTATTGAGGGGCGTTACCGATTTAACGACATGACCATTGAAGGAAAAAGGCCCAATATTCCAGAGCCAGAGTATTATCCCTCGACACTGGAAAACTGGCAATCTAGCGCGGTGTTTGGTGCAGCTTGGTATAACAAATATGCAGGCATGAGCATCACATTAGCGGCTAAAACAGCAGACTATAAAGAAGCTAAGACCGCGTTATATGGTAACGCAGGTCTATCACTGTTTGCTTTTTTATAA